A genomic stretch from Gardnerella leopoldii includes:
- a CDS encoding biotin transporter BioY, producing the protein MTNINQNNAATASANSNVANKLKVAAAWLAKPALLTVLLALSTMAGAIYLPITPVPITLQTLVLCIIGLTLSWREGVASVVMYLAVGAAGLPVFAGFKGGWAVFVGPTAGFLAGFIFGVAATAALKRVFDVALDAMMPENSFKKTFARFCTYSVASIIGTIVIYAFGIFGQSYLTGMPLSTAAATLIIFMIGDLIKAFVASAACSGLYNALNKKRA; encoded by the coding sequence ATGACTAACATAAATCAAAATAATGCAGCAACAGCTTCAGCAAATTCAAACGTTGCAAATAAGTTGAAAGTAGCTGCAGCATGGCTTGCAAAGCCAGCGCTTCTCACTGTGCTTTTGGCTCTTTCTACCATGGCAGGCGCAATTTATCTTCCTATTACTCCTGTGCCTATTACGTTGCAAACTCTTGTTTTGTGCATTATTGGTTTAACTTTGAGCTGGCGCGAAGGCGTAGCTTCTGTAGTTATGTACCTTGCTGTTGGCGCAGCAGGTTTGCCTGTATTTGCTGGCTTTAAGGGCGGCTGGGCTGTTTTTGTTGGCCCTACTGCAGGATTCTTAGCCGGTTTCATATTTGGCGTTGCTGCAACTGCAGCTTTGAAGCGCGTATTTGACGTAGCTCTTGACGCAATGATGCCAGAAAACTCCTTCAAGAAGACTTTCGCACGCTTCTGCACTTACTCTGTAGCTTCTATAATCGGCACGATCGTGATTTACGCATTCGGCATTTTCGGTCAAAGCTACCTAACTGGCATGCCACTTTCAACTGCCGCCGCAACCTTGATTATTTTCATGATTGGCGATTTGATTAAGGCTTTTGTTGCGAGCGCGGCTTGCTCCGGCTTGTACAACGCACTTAACAAAAAGCGCGCGTAG
- a CDS encoding ATP-binding protein, with translation MVTNIKKILIANRGEIALRVIRTAHEMGISTVAIYAPTDRNAQFVEMADEAYALSGDTYRDTYLNEDAILDIIKRSGTDAVHPGYGFLSEVASFAKKVNDAGVIWIGPRPEALIDLGDKITARRVAVRAKVPPVPGISEPVKDIRELLTFAQTHGYPVMMKRTDGGGGRGITVVRNDDELRGFYMNHDALQGGDLDEYFIERFIDKARHVETQCGRDAHGNFTVYSTRDCSVQRRNQKLVEEAPAPFLTDDEKDQLYRYSRNLFEAVDYVGLGTCEYMVTSQHKVYFLEVNPRLQVEHTVSEEVSGLDLVREQLNIADGGELIKDPEPRGHSFELRITSEDPATNLTPSSGTLTKIKWPSGPGIRVDFGVEVGDNISPKFDSMMGKLIITAQSRETAVARVRRALKELCIEGVPTPAKLFEQIFNDPEFTAENHSFDVSTKWMERKYLNRVPAASLGGQPASLVSGKSADESENKQPAMESFIIEVDNKRVKLTIPQDIVDNLTGSARVRSVSRASQPLRGRSLRGSTHKSEEQKQIPGVIAAPMQAVITRVNVAEGQQVAKGDLLVVLESMKMENYVYAPAAGTVTGIFVGPGDGVESGAKLVTIDLAGDKSADKGAEKSSEKSDEKLEGEQK, from the coding sequence ATGGTTACGAATATCAAAAAAATTCTCATCGCAAACCGCGGTGAAATTGCCTTGCGAGTTATTCGCACGGCTCACGAAATGGGCATTTCTACCGTTGCTATTTACGCACCTACTGATCGCAACGCGCAGTTTGTAGAAATGGCAGACGAAGCGTACGCACTTTCCGGAGACACGTATCGTGATACTTATTTAAACGAAGATGCGATTCTTGACATTATTAAAAGAAGCGGCACGGATGCTGTGCACCCGGGTTACGGTTTCCTTTCGGAAGTTGCGTCTTTTGCGAAAAAAGTTAACGATGCTGGGGTTATTTGGATTGGTCCTCGCCCGGAAGCTCTTATTGATTTGGGAGATAAGATTACGGCTCGTCGCGTGGCAGTTCGCGCGAAAGTGCCGCCAGTTCCAGGCATTTCGGAGCCGGTAAAAGATATTCGAGAACTTTTAACTTTTGCGCAAACGCACGGATATCCTGTGATGATGAAGCGCACGGATGGCGGTGGCGGACGCGGCATTACAGTCGTTCGTAACGATGACGAGTTGCGAGGCTTTTACATGAATCACGACGCTCTTCAGGGCGGCGACTTAGATGAATATTTTATTGAGCGTTTTATCGACAAGGCTCGCCACGTTGAAACGCAGTGCGGCCGCGACGCTCACGGAAATTTCACCGTATATTCCACGCGCGATTGCTCGGTGCAGCGCCGAAACCAAAAGCTGGTTGAGGAAGCTCCTGCACCGTTCTTGACCGACGATGAAAAAGATCAGCTTTACCGATATTCTCGTAACCTATTTGAAGCTGTTGACTACGTTGGTCTTGGCACGTGCGAATATATGGTGACTTCTCAGCATAAAGTCTACTTCTTGGAAGTTAATCCGCGATTGCAAGTTGAGCACACGGTTAGTGAGGAAGTTAGTGGACTTGATTTAGTGCGAGAACAGCTCAATATTGCTGACGGCGGCGAGTTGATTAAGGATCCAGAACCTCGCGGACACAGCTTCGAGCTTCGCATTACTTCGGAAGATCCTGCTACGAATTTGACTCCAAGTTCCGGCACTTTAACGAAAATAAAGTGGCCTTCCGGTCCTGGTATTCGCGTCGATTTTGGTGTTGAAGTTGGCGATAATATTTCGCCAAAATTCGATTCGATGATGGGCAAGCTTATTATTACTGCGCAAAGTCGCGAAACTGCTGTCGCTCGCGTGCGTCGCGCTTTGAAGGAACTTTGTATTGAGGGCGTGCCAACTCCAGCAAAACTTTTTGAGCAGATTTTTAACGACCCTGAGTTTACTGCGGAAAATCACAGTTTTGACGTGTCTACTAAGTGGATGGAACGCAAGTATTTGAACCGAGTTCCTGCAGCTTCCTTGGGCGGTCAGCCGGCTTCGCTTGTTTCTGGAAAGTCTGCGGATGAATCCGAAAATAAGCAGCCTGCAATGGAATCCTTCATTATTGAGGTTGATAATAAGCGCGTAAAGCTTACGATTCCGCAAGATATTGTTGATAATTTGACTGGCTCGGCGCGAGTTCGTAGCGTTTCTAGAGCTTCGCAGCCTTTGCGCGGACGTTCGCTTCGCGGAAGTACTCACAAATCTGAAGAACAAAAGCAGATTCCTGGCGTAATTGCAGCGCCTATGCAAGCTGTTATTACGCGCGTGAATGTGGCTGAAGGCCAGCAGGTTGCCAAGGGTGATTTGCTTGTGGTGCTTGAGTCTATGAAAATGGAAAATTACGTTTACGCTCCTGCAGCTGGTACTGTTACTGGAATTTTTGTGGGGCCTGGTGACGGCGTGGAATCGGGCGCAAAGCTTGTGACGATTGATCTTGCTGGAGACAAAAGCGCAGATAAAGGCGCAGAAAAATCTTCCGAAAAAAGCGATGAAAAGCTGGAAGGAGAGCAGAAATGA
- a CDS encoding biotin--[acetyl-CoA-carboxylase] ligase has product MTIFSSQSVALMPQTSEVADLVKYFAITDSTQNIAREMIQKGEIIARDDGKPAIVAIVADEQTAGRGRLGRAWVSRPGESFLVSFVTLLPKSIVMDASHNGWLPIIAGLAARDALLETFKECGSSPIHGDACAIKLKWPNDVFLHDCKEGGILTEIVADPSKDNVVGVIFGIGLNLCVPQEVLPIKMATSLQMHMTDLPESKELRDTIAAKIVTGLRTRLCDFMRDYPSNAADLLKEVNGVCWTLGREVNVHPIDGSVVTGTAVRLGEDASLTIREASGEEIVVKSGDVHAVAYEARRPA; this is encoded by the coding sequence ATGACTATTTTTTCTTCGCAAAGTGTGGCATTGATGCCGCAGACATCAGAAGTAGCAGATTTGGTAAAATATTTCGCAATTACAGATTCTACGCAAAATATTGCGCGAGAAATGATACAAAAAGGCGAAATAATCGCGCGAGATGACGGAAAGCCAGCAATAGTTGCGATTGTGGCAGACGAGCAAACAGCAGGAAGAGGACGATTAGGGCGCGCGTGGGTAAGCCGACCGGGAGAAAGCTTTTTAGTTTCATTCGTAACTTTGCTGCCGAAGTCAATTGTTATGGACGCAAGTCACAATGGCTGGCTGCCTATTATTGCAGGTCTTGCAGCGCGTGACGCACTTCTAGAAACGTTTAAAGAGTGCGGAAGTTCGCCGATACACGGTGATGCTTGCGCGATAAAACTTAAATGGCCTAACGACGTGTTTTTGCACGATTGTAAAGAAGGCGGAATCTTAACAGAAATTGTAGCCGATCCAAGCAAAGACAATGTTGTTGGAGTAATTTTTGGAATCGGATTGAATTTGTGCGTGCCGCAAGAAGTGCTGCCAATTAAGATGGCAACTTCGTTGCAAATGCATATGACTGATTTGCCGGAATCTAAAGAATTGCGTGATACGATTGCTGCAAAAATAGTTACTGGATTGAGGACGAGATTGTGCGATTTTATGCGTGATTATCCAAGTAACGCTGCCGATTTGCTTAAAGAGGTAAATGGTGTGTGTTGGACTCTTGGACGCGAAGTTAACGTGCATCCAATTGACGGAAGCGTGGTGACAGGAACTGCTGTGCGGCTTGGAGAAGATGCGTCGCTTACAATTCGTGAGGCATCTGGCGAGGAAATTGTGGTAAAAAGCGGCGATGTGCACGCAGTTGCGTATGAAGCGCGACGACCTGCTTGA